Proteins encoded by one window of Vanacampus margaritifer isolate UIUO_Vmar chromosome 17, RoL_Vmar_1.0, whole genome shotgun sequence:
- the calcr gene encoding calcitonin gene-related peptide type 1 receptor isoform X2, whose amino-acid sequence MKLAIGCPWILCSLLVCMKVSTGTESVPESSLEPRMSKEGWEEARQRQYECLNMFNRYSQQNRSVGTFCGKIWDGFLCWEETPAGTSIAQRCPSHNTAGNVTKYCDQRGKWLQTGPPCREASKNITEDIYNGFKDFKDELMIEHIRNGEKKILENKEKCLMKMKQDPPPNKTGLFCSHIWDGWLCWDDTPVQTYATQNCPDILNFQPSEKASKYCGEGGEWFRHPESGGFWTNYTLCTSNYEKTSRKEKLLESEYKCLRKMSQDLAFNESGLYCGRNWDGWLCWDDTAAGTYATQNCPDFLSYAEPTEKATKYCGEDGQWYRQPDTNITWTNFTLCAVDIQEKLEGASAQLSGDVEQDFGNGATVADAEEQDLGRNKILDSQYKCFEKMKNDPPYNKSRVYCSRNWDGWLCWGDTPAGTYNFQNCPNYFIDFDPTEKATKYCGEDGQWFRHPDTNRTWSNYTLCNENTKAKLKSAYILFYMAIVGHALSIASLLISLAIFFYFRSLSCQRITLHKNLFCSFVLNSALTIIYLVAVVNNPQVVGRNPVGCKVLHFLHMYMLGCNYFWMLCEGIYLHTLIVVAVFAEEQHLHWYYFLGWGFPLVPASIHAVARKTFFDDNCWMSVETHLLYAVHGPIVAALLVNLFFLLNIIRVLVTKLRDTHRAESNMYMKAVRATLILVPLLGIQFVIFPWRPENRLAGEVYEYIMHILMHYQGLLVATIFCFFNGEVQATLKRQWMQYKTEWGQRRKDHCSMRSTSYTATSITEVPPYMYHQDGNSEHFNGRHTDDSELVALKVGEIP is encoded by the exons TGGGTACCTTCTGTGGAAAAATCTGGGATGGCTTTTTGTGCTGGGAGGAAACACCAGCAGGCACATCGATAGCACAGAGATGTCCCAGTCACAATACTGCGG GAAATGTGACTAAATATTGTGACCAACGGGGTAAATGGCTTCAAACGGGACCCCCTTGCAGAGAAGCCTCGAAGAACATAACCGAG GATATTTACAACGGTTTCAAGGACTTTAAAGATGAACTAATGATTGAACATATCAGAAACGGAGAGAAGAAAATACTTGAGAACAAAGAGAAATGCCTGATGAAAATGAAACAAGATCCACCTCCAAATAAAACAG GTTTGTTCTGCAGTCATATTTGGGATGGTTGGCTTTGTTGGGATGACACGCCGGTGCAAACCTACGCCACGCAGAACTGCCCCGACATTCTCAACTTTCAACCCTCAG AAAAGGCAAGTAAATACTGTGGAGAGGGCGGAGAGTGGTTTCGCCATCCAGAGAGCGGCGGATTCTGGACCAATTACACCCTCTGCACCAGCAACTATGAGAAGACGTCAAGG AAGGAAAAGCTACTTGAGAGTGAATACAAATGTCTTCGAAAAATGAGCCAAGACCTCGCCTTTAACGAATCAG GTCTGTACTGCGGTCGGAACTGGGACGGATGGCTGTGCTGGGATGATACCGCAGCAGGAACCTACGCCACCCAAAACTGTCCGGATTTCTTGTCTTATGCAGAACCCACAG AAAAGGCCACCAAGTACTGCGGTGAGGACGGGCAATGGTATCGCCAACCAGATACCAACATCACATGGACCAACTTTACACTCTGTGCCGTCGACATTCAGGAAAAGCTGGAG GGGGCGAGTGCGCAGCTCTCAGGGGACGTGGAGCAAGACTTTGGCAACGGGGCTACAGTGGCGGACGCAGAAGAGCAGGATCTTGGGAGGAATAAAATCCTTGACAGCCAGTATAAATGCTTTGAGAAAATGAAGAACGATCCTCCTTATAACAAATCAA GAGTGTACTGCAGTCGCAACTGGGATGGCTGGTTGTGCTGGGGGGATACGCCGGCAGGAACCTACAACTTCCAAAACTGCCccaattattttattgactttgaCCCTACAG AAAAGGCAACCAAGTACTGTGGGGAAGATGGGCAGTGGTTCCGTCACCCTGATACCAACAGAACCTGGTCAAACTATACACTCTGCAATGAAAACACTAAAGCAAAGCTGAAG TCAGCGTACATCCTGTTTTACATGGCTATTGTCGGTCACGCCTTATCTATAGCCTCCCTGCTCATCTCTTTGGCCATCTTCTTCTACTTCAG GAGTCTGAGCTGCCAAAGGATCACGCTGCACAAGAACCTTTTCTGCTCCTTCGTACTCAATTCCGCCCTGACCATCATTTATCTGGTCGCTGTGGTCAACAATCCTCAAGTAGTGGGCAGAAACCCT GTAGGCTGCAAGGTGTTGCACTTCTTGCACATGTACATGCTGGGGTGCAATTATTTCTGGATGCTGTGTGAAGGAATCTACCTGCACACGCTCATCGTGGTGGCCGTGTTTGCGGAAGAGCAGCATCTGCACTGGTACTACTTCCTTGGCTGGG GTTTTCCTCTCGTGCCTGCATCCATCCATGCTGTagcaagaaaaacattttttgatgaCAA CTGTTGGATGAGTGTGGAAACTCATCTCCTTTATGCGGTCCACGGTCCTATAGTGGCAGCTCTCCTT GTGAATCTCTTCTTCTTGCTCAACATCATCAGAGTGCTGGTCACCAAGCTGAGAGACACACACCGCGCCGAGTCCAACATGTACATGAAGGCTGTGAGAGCCACGCTGATCTTGGTGCCCCTTCTGGGTatacaatttgtcatttttccctGGAGGCCAGAGAACAGGCTGGCGGGGGAGGTCTACGAGTACATCATGCACATACTCATGCACTACCAG GGTTTACTGGTGGCAACCATATTCTGTTTCTTCAATGGAGAG GTGCAAGCCACTCTGAAGAGACAGTGGATGCAGTACAAGACCGAGTGGGGTCAAAGACGGAAGGACCACTGTTCGATGCGTTCCACGTCGTACACGGCCACCTCCATCACGGAGGTCCCTCCATATATGTACCATCAAGACGGCAACAGCGAACATTTTAACGGGCGCCACACGGACGACTCCGAACTGGTGGCGCTGAAAGTGGGCGAGATCCCCTGA
- the calcr gene encoding calcitonin gene-related peptide type 1 receptor isoform X1 translates to MKLAIGCPWILCSLLVCMKVSTGTESVPESSLEPRMSKEGWEEARQRQYECLNMFNRYSQQNRSVGTFCGKIWDGFLCWEETPAGTSIAQRCPSHNTAGNVTKYCDQRGKWLQTGPPCREASKNITEDIYNGFKDFKDELMIEHIRNGEKKILENKEKCLMKMKQDPPPNKTGLFCSHIWDGWLCWDDTPVQTYATQNCPDILNFQPSGEHFQPSFSMVCRLVSNTFSSEEKASKYCGEGGEWFRHPESGGFWTNYTLCTSNYEKTSRKEKLLESEYKCLRKMSQDLAFNESGLYCGRNWDGWLCWDDTAAGTYATQNCPDFLSYAEPTEKATKYCGEDGQWYRQPDTNITWTNFTLCAVDIQEKLEGASAQLSGDVEQDFGNGATVADAEEQDLGRNKILDSQYKCFEKMKNDPPYNKSRVYCSRNWDGWLCWGDTPAGTYNFQNCPNYFIDFDPTEKATKYCGEDGQWFRHPDTNRTWSNYTLCNENTKAKLKSAYILFYMAIVGHALSIASLLISLAIFFYFRSLSCQRITLHKNLFCSFVLNSALTIIYLVAVVNNPQVVGRNPVGCKVLHFLHMYMLGCNYFWMLCEGIYLHTLIVVAVFAEEQHLHWYYFLGWGFPLVPASIHAVARKTFFDDNCWMSVETHLLYAVHGPIVAALLVNLFFLLNIIRVLVTKLRDTHRAESNMYMKAVRATLILVPLLGIQFVIFPWRPENRLAGEVYEYIMHILMHYQGLLVATIFCFFNGEVQATLKRQWMQYKTEWGQRRKDHCSMRSTSYTATSITEVPPYMYHQDGNSEHFNGRHTDDSELVALKVGEIP, encoded by the exons TGGGTACCTTCTGTGGAAAAATCTGGGATGGCTTTTTGTGCTGGGAGGAAACACCAGCAGGCACATCGATAGCACAGAGATGTCCCAGTCACAATACTGCGG GAAATGTGACTAAATATTGTGACCAACGGGGTAAATGGCTTCAAACGGGACCCCCTTGCAGAGAAGCCTCGAAGAACATAACCGAG GATATTTACAACGGTTTCAAGGACTTTAAAGATGAACTAATGATTGAACATATCAGAAACGGAGAGAAGAAAATACTTGAGAACAAAGAGAAATGCCTGATGAAAATGAAACAAGATCCACCTCCAAATAAAACAG GTTTGTTCTGCAGTCATATTTGGGATGGTTGGCTTTGTTGGGATGACACGCCGGTGCAAACCTACGCCACGCAGAACTGCCCCGACATTCTCAACTTTCAACCCTCAGGTGAACATTTTCAGCCCTCATTCTCAATGGTATGCAGATTAGTCAGCAACACTTTTTCATCTGAAGAAAAGGCAAGTAAATACTGTGGAGAGGGCGGAGAGTGGTTTCGCCATCCAGAGAGCGGCGGATTCTGGACCAATTACACCCTCTGCACCAGCAACTATGAGAAGACGTCAAGG AAGGAAAAGCTACTTGAGAGTGAATACAAATGTCTTCGAAAAATGAGCCAAGACCTCGCCTTTAACGAATCAG GTCTGTACTGCGGTCGGAACTGGGACGGATGGCTGTGCTGGGATGATACCGCAGCAGGAACCTACGCCACCCAAAACTGTCCGGATTTCTTGTCTTATGCAGAACCCACAG AAAAGGCCACCAAGTACTGCGGTGAGGACGGGCAATGGTATCGCCAACCAGATACCAACATCACATGGACCAACTTTACACTCTGTGCCGTCGACATTCAGGAAAAGCTGGAG GGGGCGAGTGCGCAGCTCTCAGGGGACGTGGAGCAAGACTTTGGCAACGGGGCTACAGTGGCGGACGCAGAAGAGCAGGATCTTGGGAGGAATAAAATCCTTGACAGCCAGTATAAATGCTTTGAGAAAATGAAGAACGATCCTCCTTATAACAAATCAA GAGTGTACTGCAGTCGCAACTGGGATGGCTGGTTGTGCTGGGGGGATACGCCGGCAGGAACCTACAACTTCCAAAACTGCCccaattattttattgactttgaCCCTACAG AAAAGGCAACCAAGTACTGTGGGGAAGATGGGCAGTGGTTCCGTCACCCTGATACCAACAGAACCTGGTCAAACTATACACTCTGCAATGAAAACACTAAAGCAAAGCTGAAG TCAGCGTACATCCTGTTTTACATGGCTATTGTCGGTCACGCCTTATCTATAGCCTCCCTGCTCATCTCTTTGGCCATCTTCTTCTACTTCAG GAGTCTGAGCTGCCAAAGGATCACGCTGCACAAGAACCTTTTCTGCTCCTTCGTACTCAATTCCGCCCTGACCATCATTTATCTGGTCGCTGTGGTCAACAATCCTCAAGTAGTGGGCAGAAACCCT GTAGGCTGCAAGGTGTTGCACTTCTTGCACATGTACATGCTGGGGTGCAATTATTTCTGGATGCTGTGTGAAGGAATCTACCTGCACACGCTCATCGTGGTGGCCGTGTTTGCGGAAGAGCAGCATCTGCACTGGTACTACTTCCTTGGCTGGG GTTTTCCTCTCGTGCCTGCATCCATCCATGCTGTagcaagaaaaacattttttgatgaCAA CTGTTGGATGAGTGTGGAAACTCATCTCCTTTATGCGGTCCACGGTCCTATAGTGGCAGCTCTCCTT GTGAATCTCTTCTTCTTGCTCAACATCATCAGAGTGCTGGTCACCAAGCTGAGAGACACACACCGCGCCGAGTCCAACATGTACATGAAGGCTGTGAGAGCCACGCTGATCTTGGTGCCCCTTCTGGGTatacaatttgtcatttttccctGGAGGCCAGAGAACAGGCTGGCGGGGGAGGTCTACGAGTACATCATGCACATACTCATGCACTACCAG GGTTTACTGGTGGCAACCATATTCTGTTTCTTCAATGGAGAG GTGCAAGCCACTCTGAAGAGACAGTGGATGCAGTACAAGACCGAGTGGGGTCAAAGACGGAAGGACCACTGTTCGATGCGTTCCACGTCGTACACGGCCACCTCCATCACGGAGGTCCCTCCATATATGTACCATCAAGACGGCAACAGCGAACATTTTAACGGGCGCCACACGGACGACTCCGAACTGGTGGCGCTGAAAGTGGGCGAGATCCCCTGA